One window of Toxotes jaculatrix isolate fToxJac2 chromosome 19, fToxJac2.pri, whole genome shotgun sequence genomic DNA carries:
- the LOC121199592 gene encoding histidine triad nucleotide-binding protein 3-like isoform X1 has translation MGSQDVSGSEDCPFCQIANNQIDTEILLSDDQLVCFRDLKPGATHHYLVVPRRHIDNCKTLQGDSIPLVERMEEMGRSILERNKVCDLDDISPVLNLCRMGFHLPPFSSVPHLHLHALAPASKMNFRSQLRYGSQSYWFITVDQVLSQLKTHGKVK, from the exons atggGGTCTCAGGACGTCTCTGGGAGCGAGGACTGCCCTTTCTGCCAAATAGCCAACAACCAGATTGACACAGAAATCCTGCTGAGT GACGATCAGCTGGTTTGTTTTCGTGACTTGAAGCCTGGAGCCACACATCACTACCTCGTCGTTCCCAGGAGGCACATTGACAACTGTAAGACTCTCCAGGGGGACAGCATCCCTCTAG TGGAGCGGATGGAAGAAATGGGAAGAAGTATACTGGAGAGGAATAAAGTCTGCGACCTAGATGACATCAG TCCTGTGTTAAATCTGTGCAGGATGGGATTTCATCTGCCTCCATTCTCATCTGTTCCCCACCTTCACCTCCACGCTCTGGCTCCAGCCAGCAAGATGAACTTCAGGTCGCAGCTTCGCTACGGGTCCCAGTCTTACTGGTTCATCACA GTAGACCAAGTGCTTTCTCAGCTAAAGACTCACGGCAAGGTCAAATGA
- the LOC121199592 gene encoding histidine triad nucleotide-binding protein 3-like isoform X3, whose translation MGSQDVSGSEDCPFCQIANNQIDTEILLSDDQLVCFRDLKPGATHHYLVVPRRHIDNLERMEEMGRSILERNKVCDLDDISPVLNLCRMGFHLPPFSSVPHLHLHALAPASKMNFRSQLRYGSQSYWFITVDQVLSQLKTHGKVK comes from the exons atggGGTCTCAGGACGTCTCTGGGAGCGAGGACTGCCCTTTCTGCCAAATAGCCAACAACCAGATTGACACAGAAATCCTGCTGAGT GACGATCAGCTGGTTTGTTTTCGTGACTTGAAGCCTGGAGCCACACATCACTACCTCGTCGTTCCCAGGAGGCACATTGACAACT TGGAGCGGATGGAAGAAATGGGAAGAAGTATACTGGAGAGGAATAAAGTCTGCGACCTAGATGACATCAG TCCTGTGTTAAATCTGTGCAGGATGGGATTTCATCTGCCTCCATTCTCATCTGTTCCCCACCTTCACCTCCACGCTCTGGCTCCAGCCAGCAAGATGAACTTCAGGTCGCAGCTTCGCTACGGGTCCCAGTCTTACTGGTTCATCACA GTAGACCAAGTGCTTTCTCAGCTAAAGACTCACGGCAAGGTCAAATGA
- the LOC121199592 gene encoding histidine triad nucleotide-binding protein 3-like isoform X4, with protein sequence MGSQDVSGSEDCPFCQIANNQIDTEILLSDDQLVCFRDLKPGATHHYLVVPRRHIDNLERMEEMGRSILERNKVCDLDDIRMGFHLPPFSSVPHLHLHALAPASKMNFRSQLRYGSQSYWFITVDQVLSQLKTHGKVK encoded by the exons atggGGTCTCAGGACGTCTCTGGGAGCGAGGACTGCCCTTTCTGCCAAATAGCCAACAACCAGATTGACACAGAAATCCTGCTGAGT GACGATCAGCTGGTTTGTTTTCGTGACTTGAAGCCTGGAGCCACACATCACTACCTCGTCGTTCCCAGGAGGCACATTGACAACT TGGAGCGGATGGAAGAAATGGGAAGAAGTATACTGGAGAGGAATAAAGTCTGCGACCTAGATGACATCAG GATGGGATTTCATCTGCCTCCATTCTCATCTGTTCCCCACCTTCACCTCCACGCTCTGGCTCCAGCCAGCAAGATGAACTTCAGGTCGCAGCTTCGCTACGGGTCCCAGTCTTACTGGTTCATCACA GTAGACCAAGTGCTTTCTCAGCTAAAGACTCACGGCAAGGTCAAATGA
- the LOC121199592 gene encoding histidine triad nucleotide-binding protein 3-like isoform X2 produces MGSQDVSGSEDCPFCQIANNQIDTEILLSDDQLVCFRDLKPGATHHYLVVPRRHIDNCKTLQGDSIPLVERMEEMGRSILERNKVCDLDDIRMGFHLPPFSSVPHLHLHALAPASKMNFRSQLRYGSQSYWFITVDQVLSQLKTHGKVK; encoded by the exons atggGGTCTCAGGACGTCTCTGGGAGCGAGGACTGCCCTTTCTGCCAAATAGCCAACAACCAGATTGACACAGAAATCCTGCTGAGT GACGATCAGCTGGTTTGTTTTCGTGACTTGAAGCCTGGAGCCACACATCACTACCTCGTCGTTCCCAGGAGGCACATTGACAACTGTAAGACTCTCCAGGGGGACAGCATCCCTCTAG TGGAGCGGATGGAAGAAATGGGAAGAAGTATACTGGAGAGGAATAAAGTCTGCGACCTAGATGACATCAG GATGGGATTTCATCTGCCTCCATTCTCATCTGTTCCCCACCTTCACCTCCACGCTCTGGCTCCAGCCAGCAAGATGAACTTCAGGTCGCAGCTTCGCTACGGGTCCCAGTCTTACTGGTTCATCACA GTAGACCAAGTGCTTTCTCAGCTAAAGACTCACGGCAAGGTCAAATGA
- the LOC121199591 gene encoding histidine triad nucleotide-binding protein 3-like, whose product MGQCFYTRGNMASDKTDSCEETVETCIFCLIASGRDTDAKVLTKNKELVCFRDIDPAAPHHYLVVPRQHIHSCLSLQKEHIGLVKRMAEMGKAVLHEQGITDVKDIRLGFHRPPYISVAHLHLHVLAPTSQISEHMIYKFIPRTSSFISEKQLRKYLKDKPPRIRKHFES is encoded by the exons ATGGGACAGTGTTTCTATACGCGCGGAAATATGGCGAGTGACAAAACAGACTCATGTGAAGAAACTGTTGAaacttgtattttttgtttgatagCCAGCGGCCGAGACACAGACGCGAAAGTTCTTACAAAG AACAAGGAGCTGGTGTGTTTCAGGGACATTGACCCTGCTGCTCCTCACCACTATCTTGTTGTACCCAGACAGCACATACACAGCTGCTTGTCTCTGCAAAAGGAACACATCGGCCTCG TAAAAAGGATGGCTGAAATGGGGAAAGCTGTACTACATGAGCAAGGGATCACTGATGTGAAGGACATCAG GCTGGGGTTCCACCGACCTCCCTACATTTCAGTAgctcacctccacctccacgtGCTCGCCCCCACCAGCCAAATCTCAGAGCACATGATTTATAAATTCATTCCAAGGACCAgcagttttatttct gaAAAACAGCTACGCAAGTATCTAAAAGATAAGCCTCCACGAATCAGGAAGCATTTTGAAAGCTGA